A stretch of Pseudoclavibacter chungangensis DNA encodes these proteins:
- the cas1e gene encoding type I-E CRISPR-associated endonuclease Cas1e, with protein MGRAPGPRPPDLAELLRAEDRLSFLYVEHAIISRDGNAVTITDADGTIHVPAAGLGVLLLGPGTNVTHQAMVTIAESGSTVVWVGERGVRYYAHGRSLTLASRLIEAQAKVFANQRSRLRVARRMYEMRFPGEDVSQATMQQLRGREGARVRRIYREHSVRTGVPWVRRDYRVDDFDASDSINLALSAANVCLYGVVHAIIVAIGCSPSLGIVHSGEVRSFVYDIADLYKTEVCVPTAFDIVARGDSDDLERDVRKAVRDRLVDGALMRRCVGDIRALLAFGLDSDGFDGDEPGDGADAGLWDGRDGVVSGGVNYSSGASATWPGSRAADDELELPEADVIDGEAT; from the coding sequence ATGGGGCGTGCGCCGGGGCCTCGGCCACCGGACCTGGCGGAACTGTTGCGGGCGGAGGACCGGCTCTCGTTCCTCTACGTGGAGCACGCGATCATCAGTCGCGACGGGAATGCGGTGACGATCACGGACGCCGACGGAACGATCCATGTGCCGGCGGCCGGGCTGGGGGTGCTCCTGCTCGGTCCAGGGACGAACGTGACACACCAGGCGATGGTGACGATCGCGGAGAGCGGCTCGACCGTCGTCTGGGTGGGGGAGCGGGGCGTGCGCTACTACGCGCACGGCCGTTCGCTCACGCTGGCGTCACGTCTGATCGAGGCGCAGGCGAAGGTGTTCGCGAACCAGCGATCGCGGCTCCGGGTCGCGCGGCGCATGTACGAGATGCGGTTTCCGGGTGAGGACGTCTCCCAGGCGACCATGCAGCAGCTACGCGGACGTGAGGGCGCGCGCGTGCGCCGCATCTACCGAGAGCATTCGGTGCGAACCGGTGTGCCGTGGGTTCGGAGGGACTATCGCGTCGATGATTTCGACGCGTCCGATTCGATCAATCTCGCGCTCTCGGCCGCGAACGTGTGCCTCTACGGGGTCGTGCACGCGATCATCGTGGCGATCGGGTGCAGCCCCTCGCTCGGAATCGTGCACTCGGGTGAGGTGCGCTCGTTCGTGTACGACATCGCGGATCTCTACAAGACGGAGGTGTGCGTGCCGACCGCGTTCGACATCGTGGCGAGAGGCGACTCGGACGACCTCGAACGCGATGTCCGCAAGGCGGTTCGTGATCGCCTCGTCGACGGGGCGCTCATGCGTCGATGTGTTGGGGACATCCGGGCGTTGCTCGCGTTCGGCCTGGACTCCGATGGGTTCGACGGCGACGAGCCGGGGGACGGGGCCGATGCCGGCCTGTGGGACGGTCGCGACGGTGTCGTTTCCGGCGGAGTCAACTACTCGAGCGGTGCGTCGGCGACGTGGCCGGGCTCGCGTGCCGCAGATGACGAGCTCGAGCTGCCGGAGGCTGATGTGATCGATGGGGAGGCGACGTGA
- the cas2e gene encoding type I-E CRISPR-associated endoribonuclease Cas2e, translating to MLAACPAGLRGQLTRWLMEIAPGVFVGRVSRRVRELLWARVVELSRDGRAIMVFSARNEQRLDFLVHRSEWVPVERDGLQLILRPSLDGPKRAVGRGVVAGGVEGDAAASSANSVDENPRRGWSRASQRRIAARRRGGRRAEDS from the coding sequence GTGCTCGCCGCGTGCCCCGCCGGTCTCCGCGGACAGTTGACCAGGTGGTTGATGGAGATCGCGCCGGGTGTGTTCGTCGGCCGCGTCTCACGCCGAGTGCGCGAGCTGCTGTGGGCGCGGGTGGTGGAGCTGAGTCGTGACGGGAGGGCCATCATGGTGTTCTCCGCTCGCAATGAACAGCGTCTCGACTTTCTCGTCCATCGCAGCGAGTGGGTCCCCGTGGAACGCGACGGGTTGCAGCTCATTCTTCGTCCGTCGCTGGACGGGCCGAAGCGTGCCGTGGGCAGGGGCGTGGTCGCCGGTGGGGTGGAGGGGGATGCCGCTGCGTCGTCCGCGAACTCCGTCGACGAGAATCCTCGTCGTGGTTGGAGCAGGGCGTCTCAACGGCGCATCGCGGCGCGGCGCCGAGGCGGCCGACGAGCGGAGGATTCGTGA
- the cas6e gene encoding type I-E CRISPR-associated protein Cas6/Cse3/CasE, translating into MMFFTRMALNGARRGAGRLLASPQLMHAAVLASFPPRPEGEASEGRVLWRVDVDGPHRWLYVLSPERPDLTAVVEQAGWPLAGTWETKPYDSLLDRVRLGGEYRFALVANPVRDVRVGQRRSKRLPHVTVAQQEQWLREKSVRAGFELLATDREVLDAAGAVRVDRVEELAVSERRDRVFRRGDGKVTLRTARFDGLLRVTDADAFRRVLCSGIGPAKGYGCGLLTVQRIAADA; encoded by the coding sequence ATGATGTTCTTCACGAGGATGGCGCTCAACGGCGCACGTCGCGGTGCGGGGCGGCTGCTCGCATCCCCGCAGCTCATGCACGCGGCGGTACTGGCATCGTTTCCACCGCGACCGGAGGGCGAGGCGTCTGAGGGGCGCGTGCTCTGGCGGGTCGACGTGGACGGTCCGCACCGCTGGCTCTATGTCCTGAGCCCGGAACGGCCCGACCTGACCGCGGTCGTCGAGCAGGCGGGGTGGCCGCTCGCCGGCACGTGGGAGACGAAACCGTACGATTCGCTGCTGGACCGGGTGCGGCTCGGTGGCGAGTACCGGTTCGCGCTCGTCGCCAATCCTGTGCGGGATGTCCGCGTGGGTCAGCGTCGTTCCAAGCGGTTGCCGCACGTGACGGTCGCGCAGCAGGAACAGTGGCTTCGTGAGAAGTCCGTGCGAGCCGGTTTCGAGCTACTCGCGACCGATCGAGAGGTGCTCGACGCCGCAGGCGCGGTTCGCGTCGACCGGGTCGAGGAACTCGCCGTTTCGGAGCGACGGGATCGGGTGTTCAGGCGCGGCGACGGCAAGGTCACATTGCGGACCGCGCGCTTCGATGGGCTGCTCCGCGTGACGGATGCGGACGCGTTCCGACGGGTGCTGTGCTCGGGCATCGGCCCCGCGAAGGGATACGGATGCGGCCTGCTCACCGTGCAGCGGATCGCGGCTGACGCGTGA